Proteins co-encoded in one Tautonia rosea genomic window:
- a CDS encoding TlpA family protein disulfide reductase encodes MSREQDASETTPSVEPVVRFDSARNRLEDFILPDLQGQSFQFKETESDHILLCFWGTWCDPCVAAMPHLADLQRQFGPSRLRVVSIAYQRNGEGGPKSLARLSRRLGLNYPILLAPTDQPCPVASAMEVQYYPTFILLDRQGNVVHRETGATGDKIMRLDRAIAAAMDESVMTVTKR; translated from the coding sequence GTGTCGAGGGAACAGGACGCCTCAGAAACGACGCCCTCGGTCGAACCCGTTGTTCGTTTTGACTCAGCACGGAATCGGCTGGAGGACTTCATTCTTCCCGACCTTCAGGGACAGAGCTTCCAGTTCAAAGAGACGGAATCGGACCACATCTTGCTCTGTTTCTGGGGCACCTGGTGCGATCCGTGCGTGGCCGCGATGCCTCATCTGGCGGACCTCCAGCGACAGTTTGGTCCCAGTCGGTTGCGGGTCGTCTCGATTGCCTACCAGCGGAACGGGGAGGGGGGGCCGAAGTCCCTGGCTCGACTCTCACGACGCTTGGGCCTGAACTATCCGATCCTCCTGGCCCCGACCGACCAGCCTTGCCCGGTGGCCAGCGCGATGGAGGTTCAATACTATCCGACCTTCATTCTCCTCGACCGACAGGGGAACGTCGTCCACCGCGAGACGGGAGCGACGGGAGACAAGATCATGAGGCTCGACCGGGCGATTGCTGCCGCGATGGACGAATCAGTCATGACGGTGACAAAACGGTGA
- a CDS encoding SirB1 family protein yields MPRFVPDSPEFLQLLKGNSRADLVRIALEIARDACPDLVFEPYLRRINDLAKRVRLRIPEEVGTQELIQQINWVLYVEEGFTGNDDDYFDPNNSYLNEVLDRRTGIPISLGVLYLGVAERLGLRLDGVNLPAHFVLRADQGLKDPMFIDPFQGGRILDRQGCRHLVSSRSGTVVDLSEEQFRPMSTAEVVARMLRNLRAIHLQSGDAMLASAVLTRLVALEPQEAGYRRDLGIVALGIDRLDEGIEQLSAYLEQAGQAPDAETIRALILNARHRQAQEGGPGAN; encoded by the coding sequence GTGCCCCGATTTGTTCCCGATAGTCCTGAATTTCTCCAGCTTCTCAAGGGAAATTCCCGAGCAGACCTCGTGAGAATTGCGTTGGAGATCGCCCGAGACGCATGCCCTGACCTGGTCTTTGAACCGTACTTGCGACGGATCAACGACCTCGCCAAGCGGGTTCGGCTTCGAATTCCCGAGGAGGTTGGGACACAGGAGCTGATCCAGCAGATCAACTGGGTCCTGTATGTCGAGGAAGGCTTTACGGGGAACGACGACGATTACTTTGACCCCAACAACAGTTACCTGAACGAAGTGCTCGACCGCCGCACCGGAATTCCGATCAGCCTCGGAGTGCTGTACTTGGGTGTGGCCGAACGGCTCGGACTGCGTCTGGATGGAGTGAATCTGCCTGCACATTTTGTGCTCAGGGCCGATCAAGGGTTGAAAGACCCGATGTTCATCGATCCTTTCCAAGGTGGCAGAATTCTCGATCGGCAAGGCTGTCGGCACCTCGTTTCCTCTCGAAGCGGAACGGTAGTCGATCTCTCCGAAGAGCAGTTCCGGCCGATGTCCACGGCCGAGGTCGTGGCCCGCATGCTCCGGAACCTCCGCGCCATTCACTTGCAGAGCGGCGATGCCATGCTGGCCTCCGCCGTCTTGACGCGACTTGTGGCCCTCGAACCCCAGGAGGCGGGGTATAGGCGAGACCTCGGGATCGTTGCTCTGGGAATCGATCGGCTGGACGAGGGAATCGAACAGCTCTCCGCTTATCTGGAGCAAGCCGGACAGGCCCCGGATGCCGAAACGATCCGGGCCTTGATCCTCAACGCCCGACACCGGCAGGCCCAGGAGGGGGGTCCAGGGGCGAACTGA
- a CDS encoding transketolase codes for MPANLEELKQRAKAIRIEILKSTTEAGSGHPSSSMSAAEVVTALYFGGFMNYDPKQPHWPDRDRFILSKGHAAPVLYAAMAEAGYFPKDQLMTLRKLGSPLEGHPNMKRLPGIEASTGSLGQGLSIGVGHALAARVDGKSYHTYVMTGDGELGQGQIWEAAASAAKYKLENLTCIVDRNHFQQTGAAEDVLNMDPIDGKFAAFGWHTQVINGNDMNEVVTALERVRAVKGQPTCIVSLTHKGQGMLKLLEKLGDTNFHGKPMKPQDLDEAIAEVEASA; via the coding sequence GTGCCCGCCAACCTCGAAGAGCTGAAACAGCGCGCCAAGGCCATTCGCATCGAGATTCTCAAGAGCACGACCGAGGCCGGGTCAGGACACCCGAGCAGTTCGATGTCGGCCGCCGAGGTGGTGACGGCGCTGTACTTCGGCGGGTTCATGAACTACGACCCGAAGCAACCTCATTGGCCCGATCGCGACCGCTTCATCCTCTCCAAGGGGCACGCCGCACCAGTCCTCTATGCGGCGATGGCCGAAGCGGGTTACTTCCCAAAAGATCAGTTGATGACCCTCCGCAAGCTGGGTAGCCCGCTGGAAGGGCACCCGAACATGAAACGCCTGCCGGGGATTGAGGCCTCAACCGGTTCGCTCGGTCAAGGGCTCTCGATCGGGGTCGGCCACGCCCTGGCCGCTCGGGTCGATGGCAAGTCGTACCATACCTATGTGATGACTGGTGACGGCGAGCTGGGCCAGGGCCAGATCTGGGAAGCCGCCGCCTCAGCCGCGAAGTACAAGCTCGAGAACCTGACCTGCATCGTCGACCGCAACCACTTCCAGCAGACCGGCGCTGCCGAAGACGTGCTGAACATGGACCCGATCGACGGCAAGTTTGCCGCCTTCGGCTGGCACACCCAGGTCATCAACGGGAATGACATGAACGAGGTCGTGACCGCCCTGGAACGCGTCCGAGCGGTGAAAGGGCAGCCAACCTGCATCGTCTCCTTGACCCACAAGGGCCAGGGAATGCTCAAGCTTCTGGAAAAGCTTGGCGACACGAACTTCCACGGCAAGCCGATGAAGCCTCAGGATCTCGACGAGGCGATTGCCGAGGTCGAAGCAAGCGCTTGA
- a CDS encoding glycosyltransferase family 2 protein, translating to MNRPTLSVVIPTHNGRNLLPACLESLRVHRPEGLHLEVIVVDDASLDGSADWVKAHAPEVRLIRLERNGGFCVAANAGIAAARGSIIQLLNNDAEVCEGWAEAGLAPFEDAHVGSVAPLVLVRSQPDRVDSAGDCYAFFGWPSKRGHRQPAERWRVEPSGEVFGASASSAFYRAEALRKVGPFDPSYGSYYEDVDLAFRLRWAGYRCVFEPECRILHDVSATYDHGNPSLHRRMAKNAEALFWSNLPLGWLAAALIPHLGFLAVQLLWKLSKGRAGAFLLGKCDAVAELPRFLKCRAHRRGLASTAVSKPNFRLGVAPVQAAVDHLAQPMKAGAYANP from the coding sequence GTGAACCGACCGACGCTCTCGGTCGTGATACCCACGCATAACGGCCGAAACCTGCTACCCGCTTGCCTGGAAAGCCTCCGCGTGCACCGCCCCGAAGGGCTGCACCTGGAGGTGATTGTCGTCGATGATGCCTCGCTCGACGGCTCGGCCGACTGGGTCAAGGCACACGCTCCCGAAGTCCGTCTGATCCGCCTGGAACGGAACGGGGGCTTCTGCGTGGCCGCCAATGCCGGGATCGCCGCAGCCCGGGGCTCGATCATCCAGCTCTTGAATAATGATGCCGAGGTTTGCGAAGGCTGGGCCGAGGCGGGGCTTGCACCGTTTGAAGATGCCCATGTCGGATCAGTCGCGCCGCTGGTCCTTGTCCGATCCCAGCCTGATCGGGTTGATTCCGCCGGTGATTGCTATGCCTTCTTCGGCTGGCCATCAAAGCGAGGGCACCGCCAGCCGGCCGAGCGATGGAGGGTCGAACCCTCAGGAGAGGTCTTCGGAGCGAGCGCGTCAAGCGCCTTCTACCGGGCCGAGGCCCTACGCAAGGTTGGTCCGTTCGACCCTTCGTACGGGTCGTACTATGAGGATGTCGATCTGGCCTTTCGTCTGAGATGGGCGGGGTATCGTTGCGTCTTCGAGCCGGAATGCCGAATCTTGCACGATGTCTCCGCCACCTATGACCACGGAAACCCGAGCCTACACCGCCGCATGGCAAAGAATGCCGAGGCCCTGTTCTGGTCGAATTTGCCGCTGGGCTGGTTGGCCGCAGCGTTGATCCCGCATCTGGGATTCCTCGCCGTCCAACTGCTCTGGAAGCTGTCGAAGGGAAGGGCGGGTGCGTTTTTGCTTGGTAAATGTGATGCGGTCGCCGAGCTTCCCCGATTCCTGAAGTGTCGGGCTCATCGGCGAGGGCTTGCCAGTACGGCTGTTTCAAAGCCGAACTTTCGGCTGGGGGTCGCACCGGTTCAGGCAGCGGTCGATCATCTTGCTCAACCGATGAAGGCCGGAGCTTACGCCAATCCGTAA
- a CDS encoding transketolase family protein, with amino-acid sequence MAGASSALQSKRAIGKATRDAFGRALEALGGDYPNVVVVDADVSNSTRTEWFGKKFPDRFFNIGIAESNLVGIAGGLASCGKTPVIASFAAFILCNAYDQLRMAVAYPKLNVKVVGSHAGISIGEDGASQMGIEDVSLACSLPGFVVVVTADEASTRAATKAILDYQGPVYLRTGRPDVPKVYTDEQAPFTIGKANVLREGSDVSIIAYGLMVASALDAADELAGKGIEARVIDMHTIKPLDREAVLAAARETGAIVVAEEHLAHGGLGSVVAMAIAEAQPVPIRYVNLNDSFGESGSPEALLEKYGLTASRVVEAAEAAVLAKKA; translated from the coding sequence ATGGCGGGCGCTTCCTCTGCGTTGCAGTCCAAGCGAGCGATTGGCAAGGCCACCCGGGACGCGTTCGGCCGTGCCCTGGAGGCGCTCGGCGGCGACTATCCGAACGTGGTCGTAGTCGATGCCGACGTTTCCAACTCGACCCGAACCGAATGGTTCGGCAAGAAGTTTCCCGACCGCTTCTTCAATATTGGTATTGCCGAAAGCAACCTCGTCGGCATTGCCGGCGGTCTCGCCTCGTGCGGGAAAACTCCGGTGATCGCCAGCTTCGCCGCGTTTATTCTCTGCAACGCGTATGATCAGTTGCGGATGGCAGTCGCCTATCCGAAGCTGAATGTCAAGGTGGTCGGCAGCCACGCGGGGATCTCCATCGGCGAGGATGGTGCCTCGCAGATGGGAATCGAGGACGTGAGCCTCGCCTGCTCCTTGCCGGGATTCGTTGTGGTCGTCACCGCCGACGAGGCCTCGACCCGAGCGGCCACCAAGGCGATTCTCGACTACCAGGGGCCGGTCTATCTGCGTACCGGCCGCCCCGACGTACCCAAGGTTTACACCGACGAACAGGCTCCGTTCACGATTGGCAAGGCGAACGTCCTCCGCGAAGGAAGCGATGTTAGCATTATTGCCTATGGCTTGATGGTTGCCTCCGCGCTCGATGCCGCTGACGAACTCGCCGGAAAGGGAATCGAGGCTCGCGTCATTGACATGCACACGATCAAGCCGCTCGACCGAGAGGCGGTGCTCGCCGCGGCTCGGGAGACAGGAGCCATCGTCGTGGCCGAGGAGCACCTGGCCCACGGCGGACTCGGCAGTGTCGTGGCGATGGCCATTGCCGAAGCTCAGCCGGTGCCCATCCGCTACGTCAATCTCAACGACTCGTTTGGCGAGAGTGGATCGCCCGAGGCCTTGCTTGAGAAATACGGCCTGACTGCCTCACGGGTTGTCGAGGCCGCGGAAGCCGCCGTTCTCGCCAAGAAGGCCTGA
- a CDS encoding formate--tetrahydrofolate ligase has translation MADSLQRRPITEVAHDLGILESALEPYGRDKAKVRLDALTEAGARRPEGKLILVSAITPTPAGEGKTTTSIGLAQGLRRIGKDACLALRQPSMGPVFGRKGGATGGGASTVEPSNVINLQFTGDFHAITAAHNLLAAAMDNQLHFGMTDLDPRRVLWKRAMDMNDRSLRRIVLGLGGPGQGVPRESGFDITAASEVMAILCLAESYEDLRTRLDRILLGYNRQGEPLLASSTGVTGSMVAILNEALMPNLVQSVEGAPAFVHGGPFANIAHGCNSVLATRMALAHADYAVTEAGFAFDLGAEKFFDIKCRSAGLNPSAVVIVATVRALKMHGGVSLDDLTHPDPSAVERGLENLAAHLDAARHFGKPVVVAINQRREDTDGELGVIHAFCEGLGIPCATADVFGQGGAGATTLAELVVTAADQPQTPYRPLYDLDQTPEAKIETIARSIYGADGITITAEAQTKLRKLERLGYGSLPICMAKTQDSLSDNPKLRGRPRGFTITVRDIEIAAGAGFLVALTGEIVRMPGLPRQPAALRIDVDPSGTITGLS, from the coding sequence ATGGCTGATTCTCTTCAACGACGACCGATCACCGAGGTCGCTCATGACCTCGGCATCCTCGAATCCGCGCTCGAACCTTACGGGCGAGACAAGGCCAAGGTCCGCCTCGATGCCCTTACTGAGGCCGGGGCTCGGCGGCCCGAGGGGAAGCTCATCCTCGTCTCCGCCATCACCCCCACTCCGGCCGGCGAGGGAAAAACGACCACCTCAATCGGCCTGGCCCAGGGGCTCCGTCGGATCGGCAAGGATGCTTGCCTGGCCCTCCGCCAACCCTCGATGGGGCCGGTCTTCGGTCGCAAAGGCGGGGCCACGGGCGGCGGAGCAAGCACGGTTGAGCCGTCGAATGTGATCAACCTCCAGTTCACTGGCGACTTTCACGCCATCACCGCCGCGCACAACCTGCTCGCCGCGGCGATGGATAATCAGCTCCACTTCGGCATGACCGACCTCGACCCCCGCCGGGTCCTCTGGAAGCGGGCGATGGACATGAACGACCGCTCCTTGCGGCGGATCGTCCTCGGCCTCGGTGGCCCCGGTCAAGGCGTTCCGCGCGAGTCGGGTTTCGACATCACGGCGGCCAGTGAGGTCATGGCCATCCTCTGCCTGGCCGAGTCGTACGAGGACCTCCGGACTCGGCTCGACCGCATCCTCCTCGGCTACAATCGCCAGGGAGAGCCTCTGCTTGCCTCCTCGACCGGCGTGACCGGCTCCATGGTGGCGATCCTCAACGAAGCCTTGATGCCGAATCTCGTGCAGTCGGTCGAGGGCGCTCCCGCCTTCGTCCACGGCGGCCCGTTCGCCAACATCGCCCACGGCTGCAACTCGGTGCTGGCCACCCGGATGGCCCTGGCCCATGCCGATTACGCCGTGACGGAGGCTGGCTTCGCCTTCGACCTCGGGGCCGAGAAATTCTTCGACATCAAGTGCCGATCGGCCGGCTTGAACCCCTCGGCCGTGGTCATTGTCGCCACCGTCCGGGCCTTGAAGATGCACGGCGGTGTCAGTCTTGATGATCTGACACACCCCGACCCCTCGGCCGTCGAGCGCGGCCTGGAGAACCTGGCCGCTCACCTCGACGCCGCACGGCACTTCGGCAAGCCCGTCGTCGTCGCGATCAACCAGCGTCGTGAAGACACCGACGGCGAACTGGGCGTGATCCACGCCTTCTGCGAAGGGCTTGGGATCCCTTGTGCCACCGCCGACGTCTTCGGTCAAGGTGGAGCAGGAGCCACCACACTGGCCGAGTTGGTCGTCACCGCGGCCGACCAACCCCAGACCCCCTACCGACCGCTCTACGACCTCGATCAGACTCCCGAAGCGAAGATCGAAACCATCGCCCGATCGATCTACGGCGCCGACGGCATCACCATCACCGCCGAGGCCCAGACAAAGCTTCGCAAGCTCGAACGTCTCGGCTACGGCTCGCTTCCCATCTGTATGGCAAAGACCCAGGACTCGCTCTCCGACAACCCGAAACTTCGCGGACGTCCCCGAGGCTTTACGATCACCGTCCGGGACATTGAGATCGCCGCCGGCGCCGGCTTCCTGGTCGCCCTCACCGGGGAGATCGTTCGGATGCCGGGACTACCTCGTCAACCAGCGGCGCTCCGGATCGATGTCGATCCAAGTGGAACCATCACCGGACTCTCATAA
- a CDS encoding glycosyltransferase, translating into MTIATLEGPQCPTPPTLAIVIVNFNSWPDCERLVEAMASSLERIDGRCELILVDNASETPPPSHFENRSGIQIILCPDNAGFAAGVNTAWRRTTARWLLLLNPDTFADADFPEKILHRIAFYEARTEGPPGLVGFALSNEDGTRQHSVGSFPTLAGCLREVWTPRSRRKYWSLGRTRPGPVPWVTGACLLVQASVMEQIGGMDEDFFLYHEEVALCRLARDRGWTVEFDDSITLGHLRPLQSRRVNPVLRVVTRHSKLLYFLKFRPRWEARILAWVITFEAHVRHAWCRWIGQTEDANAWRAVGSIARTLGSDRGLRGIEVRRFAEQSVRDTAPGCRMGSRRRLKGSRGDRPIRLDARKRSR; encoded by the coding sequence ATGACCATCGCAACGCTCGAAGGGCCGCAATGCCCAACGCCCCCGACTCTGGCGATTGTGATCGTCAACTTCAACTCCTGGCCCGATTGCGAGCGTCTGGTTGAGGCGATGGCGAGTTCTCTGGAGCGGATCGACGGCCGTTGCGAGCTGATCCTGGTCGACAATGCCTCGGAGACTCCGCCGCCATCCCATTTCGAGAACCGATCGGGGATTCAGATCATTCTGTGCCCTGACAATGCCGGTTTTGCGGCAGGAGTCAATACGGCTTGGCGACGGACTACCGCGCGTTGGCTGCTTCTCCTGAATCCAGACACCTTTGCCGACGCCGATTTTCCCGAGAAAATTCTTCACCGAATCGCCTTCTACGAGGCCAGGACCGAGGGTCCTCCGGGTCTTGTCGGTTTCGCCTTGAGCAACGAAGACGGAACCCGGCAACACTCGGTAGGATCATTCCCGACACTGGCCGGCTGCCTTCGCGAAGTCTGGACCCCGCGATCACGTAGGAAGTACTGGTCGCTGGGCCGAACACGACCCGGACCCGTTCCCTGGGTGACAGGAGCCTGTCTGCTCGTTCAGGCGTCGGTCATGGAGCAGATCGGGGGGATGGACGAAGACTTCTTCCTGTACCATGAAGAAGTCGCGCTGTGTCGCTTGGCAAGGGATCGGGGATGGACCGTTGAGTTCGACGACTCGATCACGCTCGGGCACCTCCGCCCCTTGCAGTCGAGACGGGTGAACCCGGTGCTTCGGGTCGTGACGCGACACAGTAAGTTGCTGTATTTCCTGAAGTTCCGTCCACGCTGGGAAGCGAGGATCTTGGCCTGGGTGATCACCTTTGAGGCGCATGTCCGTCATGCCTGGTGCCGGTGGATCGGCCAGACGGAAGACGCGAACGCGTGGAGGGCTGTCGGATCGATTGCCCGGACGCTCGGCTCGGATCGAGGGCTCCGGGGGATCGAGGTACGCCGGTTTGCCGAACAAAGCGTTCGAGACACGGCCCCCGGCTGCCGCATGGGGTCCCGTCGAAGGCTCAAGGGATCCCGCGGGGATCGGCCGATTCGCCTCGACGCTCGGAAGCGATCGCGGTAA
- a CDS encoding glycosyltransferase family 39 protein yields the protein MSRLQHGFIVVLLMIAAGNLLIWKTSRTSIIYADGLRYIRQAKVIEAGEIVGGLLKSIDHPAYPVAIALAHGLEGGDEPLDWQRAAQLASVMAGILLVVPMYLVALELVGARAAWMACVLSFGAPVLTNVLADVLSEGSFLLFWTWGVWAGLRFLKDGRFVWLGPMIAATILSYFTRPEGLLLPLSMIMTLALMPALKTTRLEWSRWWAAVGILVVVPALVIAPFMVSKGGIGTKPAIARLIGTAAPSGAEAVERNRPFDPNQSVGKTYLVATKVVFESIRDAVTVPILLLVPIGLYRARRDARSARQGLFFVVLLLIAFLGLMRLHATGGYCSPRHAMIPAMILIPFAALAVDFLLRSITIPGRLLGASGEAIRPGPIFWLLALAALILPSVPRHQEPLNGPFAAYRDAAEWLADHVQPGEKVVDLTGWSQFYGNYSGYTFADVIYAGADQDARWVVAREAHVYGKWDYCEILRSLIGPLSPETIVPKGADPDQARVYIFDRKVPGDLVLMGTPSDVVRR from the coding sequence ATGAGCCGATTGCAACATGGATTTATCGTCGTCCTGCTGATGATCGCGGCCGGGAACCTCTTGATCTGGAAGACCTCGCGGACGTCGATCATCTACGCCGACGGTCTCCGCTACATTCGCCAGGCCAAGGTGATTGAAGCCGGAGAGATCGTCGGGGGATTGCTGAAGTCAATCGATCATCCGGCTTACCCGGTCGCCATTGCACTGGCTCATGGGTTGGAAGGGGGAGACGAACCGCTCGACTGGCAACGCGCGGCCCAGTTGGCCTCGGTCATGGCTGGGATTCTCCTGGTTGTGCCGATGTATCTGGTCGCCCTGGAACTGGTCGGGGCTCGGGCAGCCTGGATGGCTTGCGTCCTCTCCTTCGGTGCTCCAGTGCTGACAAACGTCCTGGCGGATGTGCTCAGCGAGGGGAGCTTCCTCCTGTTCTGGACCTGGGGAGTTTGGGCCGGTCTTCGGTTCCTGAAGGATGGGAGGTTCGTCTGGCTCGGTCCGATGATCGCCGCCACCATCCTTTCGTATTTCACGCGTCCGGAAGGCCTTTTGCTTCCCCTTTCCATGATCATGACGCTGGCCCTGATGCCGGCCTTGAAAACGACCCGTCTGGAGTGGTCACGCTGGTGGGCGGCGGTTGGGATTCTCGTCGTTGTCCCGGCCCTCGTCATCGCTCCATTTATGGTCAGCAAGGGAGGTATTGGAACGAAGCCGGCCATTGCTCGACTGATCGGGACCGCGGCCCCGTCCGGAGCCGAGGCGGTGGAACGCAATCGGCCCTTCGACCCGAATCAATCAGTCGGCAAGACGTACCTGGTCGCTACCAAGGTGGTGTTCGAATCGATCCGGGATGCGGTCACCGTTCCGATCTTGCTTCTGGTGCCTATCGGGTTGTACCGGGCCAGACGAGACGCAAGATCCGCTCGGCAGGGGCTCTTCTTCGTCGTGCTTCTGCTGATCGCCTTCCTCGGGCTCATGAGACTGCATGCGACGGGCGGCTACTGTAGTCCGAGACATGCCATGATCCCGGCGATGATCCTCATCCCGTTCGCGGCGCTCGCCGTCGATTTTCTCCTGCGGTCGATCACCATTCCGGGACGCCTCCTCGGAGCCTCAGGAGAGGCGATCCGACCCGGCCCGATTTTCTGGCTCCTGGCCCTTGCCGCATTGATCTTGCCTTCGGTTCCCCGACATCAAGAACCCTTGAACGGACCCTTTGCGGCGTACCGGGATGCCGCCGAATGGCTCGCCGATCATGTGCAACCCGGTGAGAAGGTTGTGGACCTGACCGGCTGGAGCCAGTTTTACGGGAACTATTCGGGTTACACGTTTGCTGACGTGATCTACGCCGGAGCCGATCAGGACGCTCGATGGGTGGTAGCGCGAGAAGCTCACGTCTACGGGAAGTGGGATTACTGCGAAATCCTCCGGTCCTTGATCGGTCCGCTGTCTCCCGAAACCATCGTTCCCAAGGGAGCCGACCCCGATCAGGCTCGCGTCTACATCTTCGACCGGAAGGTCCCGGGCGACCTTGTGCTGATGGGAACCCCTTCCGATGTCGTCCGACGCTGA
- a CDS encoding sugar transferase, translating to MKESSSPDQPSVSSRASGSSESGRVLIVGARRRLRRLGTMLDQRPWSGLRIVGFVDRSGRGRQLAIHPGSEPIPVLGRLERLSEVIRSSRATHIIVALSDHPSRNSDPELHALQNPELRVHWMSDETGTPSHAIGSRTDIPHHRYQPSHTIGESIHTGRIAKRLLDLAFAALGLLVLSPLFAAIALLIYKTSGWPIFYTQERIGQGGRLFKIIKFRSMKPNAEIETGPIWAANHDDRCTPIGDWLRHTCLDELPQLINILKGEMSLVGPRPERPIFVERFQEEVPDYPLRHVVPVGLTGWAQVHGWRGRTSIRKRLQYDLDYVRRWSFWLDIKILFMTALHVAFGKVDWGMPRNRRVDREPTDALGRDTHA from the coding sequence ATGAAGGAATCATCCTCCCCTGATCAGCCCTCCGTCTCGTCCCGGGCAAGCGGTTCTTCGGAATCGGGGCGCGTCTTGATCGTCGGGGCACGTCGCCGGCTTCGGCGCCTGGGAACCATGCTCGATCAACGTCCCTGGTCTGGATTACGGATCGTCGGGTTCGTGGATCGCTCGGGCCGAGGGCGACAACTGGCCATTCATCCCGGCTCCGAGCCGATTCCGGTCCTTGGCCGCCTGGAACGACTCTCGGAAGTGATCCGGAGTTCTCGGGCAACGCATATCATCGTGGCACTCTCCGATCACCCGAGCCGGAATTCCGATCCGGAACTTCATGCGCTCCAAAACCCCGAGCTACGAGTGCACTGGATGTCTGACGAGACGGGAACCCCCTCACACGCGATTGGTTCTCGAACTGACATCCCTCACCACCGCTACCAACCTTCGCACACCATCGGCGAGTCGATTCACACGGGCCGAATCGCCAAGCGACTGCTCGATCTGGCCTTCGCGGCACTCGGCCTTCTGGTGCTCTCTCCGCTCTTTGCGGCTATCGCTCTACTGATTTACAAGACCTCGGGTTGGCCGATCTTCTACACCCAGGAACGAATCGGGCAGGGTGGCAGACTGTTCAAGATCATCAAGTTTCGCAGCATGAAACCGAACGCCGAGATCGAGACCGGCCCCATTTGGGCCGCAAACCACGACGACCGATGCACGCCGATCGGTGACTGGCTGCGGCATACCTGTCTTGACGAGCTGCCACAACTGATCAACATCCTGAAAGGTGAGATGAGCCTTGTCGGGCCTCGTCCCGAGCGACCGATCTTCGTCGAGCGATTTCAAGAGGAGGTGCCGGATTACCCGTTGCGCCATGTGGTTCCGGTCGGACTGACAGGCTGGGCTCAGGTGCATGGTTGGCGGGGCCGAACGTCGATCAGGAAGCGACTTCAGTATGACCTTGACTACGTGCGCCGCTGGTCCTTCTGGCTCGACATCAAAATTCTGTTCATGACCGCCCTGCACGTCGCCTTCGGCAAGGTGGATTGGGGTATGCCTCGCAACCGGAGGGTAGACCGTGAACCGACCGACGCTCTCGGTCGTGATACCCACGCATAA
- a CDS encoding sulfotransferase family protein yields the protein MTSSLIEHPVFLVGSERSGSTMLRLMLQHHPLIAYGSEAEFIVQILSDDRNAEWPDHEKVRNFLELDRKFRKYNLELDPSLAYPDLARSFLAQILERKPGSPEVVGVTIHYDYHRLPKLWPNARYIHLLRDPRDVARSVIGMGWAGNVWNASKVWKKAEHQWDVLRSQIDPERFTEIRFEELTANPTEELTRLCSFLGIPYDAAMLSYPEHSTYDAPDPKLTYQWKRKLSEHEVQLVESFLGDVMESRGYPRSGLPRIDVDPAEQKRLDRQNYWYKVKHRMKFMGPSLFTADYLARRIAPPAIRRMVQQRVDALVNANLK from the coding sequence ATGACATCCTCCTTGATCGAGCATCCGGTCTTCCTGGTCGGCTCCGAGCGCAGCGGGAGCACGATGCTTCGCCTGATGCTCCAGCATCATCCCCTCATCGCCTACGGTTCCGAAGCCGAGTTCATCGTCCAGATCCTCTCCGATGACCGGAACGCCGAGTGGCCGGATCATGAGAAGGTCCGCAATTTCCTGGAACTCGATCGAAAATTCCGCAAGTACAACCTTGAACTCGACCCTTCGCTTGCCTATCCCGACCTTGCCCGGAGCTTTCTCGCCCAGATCTTGGAACGCAAGCCAGGCTCACCCGAGGTGGTGGGCGTGACGATCCATTACGATTACCACCGGCTTCCGAAGCTCTGGCCCAACGCCCGCTACATCCACCTGCTCAGAGACCCCCGAGACGTCGCCCGATCGGTCATCGGTATGGGATGGGCCGGCAACGTCTGGAACGCGTCAAAAGTCTGGAAGAAGGCCGAACATCAATGGGACGTTCTCCGATCCCAGATCGATCCCGAGCGCTTCACGGAGATCCGATTCGAGGAACTAACGGCCAATCCGACTGAGGAGCTGACCCGGCTTTGTTCCTTCCTCGGCATTCCCTACGATGCCGCAATGCTCAGTTATCCCGAGCATTCCACCTACGATGCTCCCGATCCGAAGCTCACCTATCAGTGGAAGCGAAAGCTCTCTGAGCATGAGGTTCAGCTCGTTGAGTCCTTCCTGGGCGACGTCATGGAATCCCGAGGCTATCCCCGCAGCGGACTCCCCCGCATCGACGTTGACCCTGCCGAACAGAAACGTCTCGATCGCCAGAACTACTGGTACAAGGTCAAGCATCGGATGAAATTCATGGGGCCGTCCCTGTTCACCGCAGACTACCTCGCCCGACGCATTGCACCTCCCGCGATCCGAAGGATGGTCCAGCAACGTGTTGATGCACTGGTCAATGCAAACCTGAAATAA